Proteins from a single region of Kluyveromyces lactis strain NRRL Y-1140 chromosome C complete sequence:
- a CDS encoding uncharacterized protein (similar to uniprot|Q06177 Saccharomyces cerevisiae YLR327C RBF9 Hypothetical ORF), whose protein sequence is MARTNKWTVREAKAESHYFTHNGHYGVSPNSVKKDGYGKGNWGKAGDEIEDLIDMGEIKPAFNKQRRGSNSQKR, encoded by the coding sequence ATGGCTAGAACTAACAAATGGACCGTTCGCGAAGCTAAGGCTGAATCCCACTATTTCACTCATAATGGGCACTACGGTGTTTCCCCAAACTCTGTGAAGAAAGACGGTTATGGTAAAGGTAATTGGGGTAAAGCAGGGGACGAGATAGAAGATTTGATCGATATGGGTGAGATTAAACCTGCTTTCAACAAACAACGCAGAGGTTCTAACTCTCAGAAACGGTAG
- the CUL3 gene encoding cullin CUL3 (similar to uniprot|P53202 Saccharomyces cerevisiae YGR003W) has product MSHFLTMPSVKPIISNRRYSRKTEGLDEQWAILQNGIDKIFDGKVTELSFEKLYTTVYGLVLTKNGPQLHERLSRQLSDHFGKVRTSFDGITRAEALNLLNQVWEKQKVYLSQISDVFIYMDSVYSKRENKPDVMSLGSRLFLKEVVEHVSGTLKSSLVDEINQARESAAQYSGFDILKNAIAVLNSLELKEGMSSVFLMEFEPFLLDSTEAYYKNLHSQLIAEQDETRWKDFNTLLELLNTENKICCNIFEDQDTILKLHNIAERVLVTDNIQEIAIYNVAKIVNSDKNDVLSRLLAISSSQKDKNVIFDQLSQFIVKEITSIEIDTSAKKKSVAAVAWIQELIKLKDKYQELGSHLNSAQAAGFKCINEAFGKAFSQIKIFPEFLSLYFDNYLKSEPSAMDSNIRKCVQFFKLFKDKDAFEIIYRQQLSRRLLQQRSNVLREQELIFLLQEDVGTSYTSKLRGMLRDLHSSNTFMQKNGKLSKTRDISVNVLTNMFWPLQGSDMNRDVIVPDSFAAIRNEYENRYAKTHSGRLLEWNYHLSTVEIAYQFRNSYHELSMPMFSGIIFMLFKEHESLTFDEIVELTNLPQQEVRKNLISMSVAPKTKILQKSPPGKSISNTDMFSINQGFTAPQRKVKVLMVLMNTRPNATNDSTRSSVEKKLLDSRLSVINAAVTRIMKQDRKLYHSELQDKVALSIPLFEMSPSLFKMSLEYLLNNEYIQRDFDNTTMYHYLP; this is encoded by the coding sequence ATGAGTCATTTTCTCACTATGCCGAGCGTCAAACCCATCATATCGAACAGACGGTACAGTAGAAAGACTGAGGGTCTTGATGAACAATGGGCGATTTTACAAAATGGTATAGATAAGATATTTGACGGTAAGGTTACTGAACTCTCGTTTGAGAAACTATATACAACCGTATATGGACTGGTATTGACTAAGAATGGTCCACAGTTGCATGAACGTCTATCGAGACAGTTGTCAGATCATTTTGGCAAAGTGAGGACATCATTTGATGGAATTACACGGGCAGAGgcattgaatcttttgaacCAAGTATGGGAGAAGCAAAAAGTGTATCTGAGCCAAATCTCAGACGTTTTCATATATATGGATTCTGTGTACTCTAAACGAGAAAATAAGCCTGATGTTATGTCTTTGGGTTCGAGGCTATTCTTGAAGGAAGTCGTAGAACACGTTTCCGGTACGCTTAAGAGTTCTTTGGTTGATGAGATAAACCAGGCAAGAGAGAGTGCAGCACAGTACTCAGGATTTGATATACTCAAGAACGCTATTGCAGTTCTTAATAGTTTGGAGCTGAAAGAGGGTATGAGCAGCGTTTTCCTGATGGAATTTGaaccatttcttcttgatagcACAGAGGCATACTATAAAAATCTACATAGTCAATTGATTGCTGAGCAAGACGAGACTAGGTGGAAGGACTTTAACACGTTACTTGAGCTATTGAATACTGAGAACAAGATCTGCTGCaatatatttgaagatcaagatACTATTTTAAAGTTACACAATATTGCCGAACGGGTCTTGGTGACGGAtaatattcaagaaattgcaATTTATAACGTCGCAAAGATAGTGAATAGCGATAAAAACGATGTTTTAAGCAGGTTACTTGCCATATCTTCGTCGCAAAAGGATAAAAATGTTATATTTGATCAGTTATCACAGTTCATTGTCAAGGAAATCACCAGTATTGAGATTGATACATcggcaaagaaaaaatctGTTGCAGCTGTAGCATGGATTCAGGAATTgataaaattgaaggatAAGTACCAGGAATTGGGATCACATTTGAATAGCGCACAAGCAGCTGGGTTTAAATGCATTAATGAGGCATTCGGAAAGGCCTTCAGTCAGATAAAGATATTTCCAGAGTTTTTGTCATTATACTTTGACAACTATTTAAAATCTGAACCATCAGCGATGGATTCTAATATCAGGAAATGTGTACAGTTCttcaaacttttcaaagataaagacgcatttgaaatcatttaTCGTCAACAGCTTTCCAGAAGGCTATTACAGCAGAGATCTAATGTCTTAAGAGAACAGGAGttaatatttttattgCAAGAGGATGTTGGTACATCTTACACTTCTAAACTCAGAGGTATGCTGAGAGATTTACACTCCTCAAACACTTTCATGCAGAAGAACGGTAAACTCTCGAAGACAAGGGATATAAGCGTGAATGTGTTAACAAATATGTTCTGGCCGTTGCAGGGCTCTGATATGAACAGGGATGTTATCGTTCCGGATTCTTTTGCAGCTATTAGGAATGAGTATGAAAATCGCTATGCAAAGACCCATTCAGGCCGTCTATTGGAATGGAACTATCATTTAAGTACAGTAGAAATCGCATATCAGTTTCGGAACTCATATCATGAACTTTCCATGCCAATGTTTTCGGGAATCATATTCATGTTGTTTAAAGAGCATGAATCGTTGACGTTCGATGAGATAGTGGAATTGACCAATCTACCCCAGCAAGAAgtgagaaagaatttgatttcaatgtcTGTTGCaccaaaaacaaaaatctTGCAAAAGAGTCCGCCTGGCAAATCCATATCCAATACTGATATGTTCTCCATCAATCAAGGCTTCACAGCTCCACAGAGAAAAGTCAAAGTGTTAATGGTATTAATGAACACTAGACCAAACGCTACCAATGATTCTACTAGGTCAAGTGTGGAAAAGAAGTTGCTGGACTCTCGACTAAGTGTCATCAATGCTGCTGTGACAAGGATCATGAAACAAGACAGAAAGCTTTACCATTCCGAACTTCAAGACAAAGTCGCACTGTCAATACCACTATTTGAAATGAGCCCAAGTCTTTTTAAGATGAGTCTCGAATATTTGTTGAATAATGAGTACATACAAAGGGATTTCGATAATACAACTATGTACCACTATTTGCCTTAA
- a CDS encoding uncharacterized protein (similar to uniprot|Q06170 Saccharomyces cerevisiae YLR326W Hypothetical ORF), translating to MLHNLGTGTETKKGSGKGQSSDEKMGGVVTSMAESSAQDYGMEKYDDFMGSKFQPVKDPFYSELSNGKRVRRKLPAYCTKQETKTWKRLQNRAWYDDRCFLGCGCIWIDWGIGWATVLSLLPVIGPILMYWVHSSTVEYARKRYNLPNDLLVKMHANIVFDLLITLPPIIGTFLTWMNACSTRNVAMVYNYVCKDSWQRYLQQNPTQSAPVGFQPMPMAANPQVPAQAVHHQV from the coding sequence ATGTTACATAACCTCGGAACtggaacagaaacaaaaaaaggaagCGGTAAAGGGCAATCAAGCGACGAGAAGATGGGTGGTGTAGTCACTAGTATGGCTGAGTCTAGTGCTCAGGACTATGGTATGGAAAAGTATGATGATTTCATGGGATCAAAGTTTCAACCGGTGAAGGATCCATTCTATTCGGAACTAAGTAATGGGAAAAGGGTTCGAAGGAAGTTGCCTGCATATTGCACGAAACAGGAAACCAAGACATGGAAACGGTTACAGAACCGAGCATGGTACGACGACCGATGCTTCCTCGGGTGTGGATGTATCTGGATTGATTGGGGCATCGGTTGGGCCACGGTACTTTCGTTGCTTCCTGTGATCGGACCGATCTTAATGTACTGGGTACACAGCTCTACGGTGGAATACGCAAGGAAACGGTACAATTTGCCCAACGATCTGTTGGTGAAGATGCATGCAAACATAGTGTTTGATCTATTAATAACGTTACCCCCGATAATTGGCACGTTTTTGACCTGGATGAACGCATGTTCTACTAGAAATGTCGCAATGGTGTACAATTACGTATGTAAGGATTCGTGGCAGAGGTATCTACAGCAGAACCCAACACAAAGTGCACCGGTTGGGTTCCAACCGATGCCAATGGCTGCGAACCCACAAGTCCCAGCCCAAGCAGTCCACCATCAGGTATAA
- the RPL38 gene encoding 60S ribosomal protein eL38 (highly similar to uniprot|P49167 Saccharomyces cerevisiae YLR325C RPL38 Protein component of the large (60S) ribosomal subunit): protein MAKEIADIKEFLELIRRQDVNSATVKINKKLNKNGKAFRQTKFKLRGSRYLYTLIVNDAGKAKKLLQSLPPTFNVNKL, encoded by the coding sequence ATGGCTAAGGAAATCGCTGATATTAAGGAATTCTTGGAATTGATCAGAAGACAAGATGTCAACTCTGCTACCGTCAAGATCAACAAGAAGTTGAACAAGAACGGTAAGGCTTTCAGACAAACCAAGTTCAAGCTAAGAGGTTCCAGATACTTGTACACCTTGATTGTTAACGATGCTGGTAAGGCCAAGAAATTGTTGCAATCTTTGCCACCAACTTTCAACGTTAACAAGTTGTAA
- the CWC24 gene encoding U2-type spliceosomal complex subunit CWC24 (similar to uniprot|Q752S4 Ashbya gossypii AFR499C CWC24 Pre-mRNA-splicing factor CWC24 and some similarites with YLR323C uniprot|P53769 Saccharomyces cerevisiae), producing MFKKRVVKGSRDSKRKRLADEAVASDPVLPKDTGKTAVAEAQVEVENEDKRALYLAKEREEQEQELELRRKERTVLEQEIDEDIERKAKAKVSGFVKPVSKNMKTVTITDYQPDICKDFQKTGYCGYGDSCKFLHSRDDVAGGWKLNTDWKVDETQEKEVLKELEEIPFRCFLCKKEYTSPVVTKCNHYFCSSCFMKQMKVSTNCPICGKETEGAAKMATKLRKLLKKT from the coding sequence ATGTTCAAGAAACGAGTAGTGAAAGGTTCCAGGGATAGCAAAAGGAAACGACTTGCAGATGAGGCCGTCGCATCTGACCCAGTGCTGCCGAAAGATACCGGAAAGACCGCTGTTGCTGAAGCACAGGTTGAGGTTGAAAATGAGGATAAACGTGCTTTGTATCTagcaaaagaaagagaagagcAAGAACAGGAGTTGGAACTCCGAAGGAAGGAACGTACGGTTTTAGAACAGGAGATAGACGAAGATATCGAACGGAAGGCAAAAGCCAAAGTTTCCGGGTTTGTCAAGCCAGTAAGcaaaaatatgaaaacGGTTACAATCACCGATTATCAACCGGACATTTGTAaagatttccaaaagaCTGGGTACTGTGGGTACGGTGATAGTTGTAAGTTCCTACATTCCAGAGATGATGTCGCAGGTGGATGGAAACTCAACACGGACTGGAAAGTCGATGAAACTCAGGAGAAAGAGGTTCTCAAAGAGTTGGAAGAGATACCGTTCAGGTGCTTCCTTTGcaaaaaagaatatacaTCGCCCGTGGTAACAAAATGTAACCACTACTTTTGCAGCTCTTGCTTCATGAAGCAGATGAAGGTCTCAACAAACTGTCCTATATGCGGGAAGGAAACGGAAGGTGCTGCTAAGATGGCTACCAAATTGAGAAAGTTGTTAAAGAAGACGTGA
- the ECT1 gene encoding ethanolamine-phosphate cytidylyltransferase (similar to uniprot|P33412 YGR007W Saccharomyces cerevisiae MUQ1 Choline phosphate cytidylyltransferase) — protein MVELYENRVWIDGCFDFTHHGHSGAILQARRTIPKDQRDGSLLICGVHNDADIEHHKGGKPVIHEQERYYHTESNKWCDQVVKDAPYVTEPEVLDSYGCKYVVHGDDITTDANGEDCYQQMKDNGRFKVVKRTEGVSTTEIIDRILRNVPQTNQQKASVDRELLTMYSTDKSGYEPWSWVFGQNFEDVIVEGTGSVSDQNWVVVEEPDGFDLFNVGHIQELQKWKEAGKRVCCSMYTDKDVFMTLEERTLSVLSCNVVDGVLLYPVSRDTTTAKTITTSLKDNIIQRINHDRDHYIERNIKKGITYEN, from the coding sequence ATGGTTGAATTGTATGAAAATAGGGTATGGATCGATGGGTGTTTTGATTTCACACACCACGGTCATTCTGGAGCCATTCTTCAGGCAAGAAGAACGattccaaaagatcaacGTGATGGATCACTTCTCATCTGCGGAGTTCACAACGACGCAGATATCGAACATCACAAGGGTGGTAAGCCTGTCATTCACGAACAAGAACGGTATTACCATACAGAGAGCAACAAATGGTGCGACCAAGTGGTGAAAGACGCACCTTACGTGACAGAACCCGAGGTTCTTGATTCGTACGGTTGTAAATACGTTGTTCATGGGGACGATATAACCACGGATGCAAACGGTGAAGATTGTTACCAGCAGATGAAGGACAACGGCCGTTTCAAAGTGGTGAAACGTACCGAGGGTGTAAGTACCACCGAGATCATTGATAGAATACTGAGGAATGTCCCCCAGACAAACCAGCAAAAAGCAAGTGTCGATCGTGAGTTGCTGACCATGTACAGTACAGATAAGTCAGGATACGAGCCCTGGAGTTGGGTATTTGGCCAAAATTTCGAGGATGTGATAGTAGAAGGAACTGGCAGTGTCTCTGATCAGAATTGGGTTGTAGTAGAGGAACCAGATGGGTTTGATCTGTTCAATGTGGGACATATCCAAGAGTTAcagaaatggaaagaagcAGGCAAAAGAGTGTGCTGCAGCATGTATACCGACAAAGACGTGTTCATGACATTGGAGGAGAGGACTTTAAGCGTGCTTAGCTGCAACGTGGTGGACGGTGTGCTTCTTTATCCTGTGTCACGTGACACAACGACTGCCAAAACTATCACCACATCTCTCAAAGACAACATCATACAAAGAATTAATCACGATAGGGATCAttatattgaaagaaatataaaAAAGGGCATTACGTATGAGAACTAG
- the PRP18 gene encoding mRNA splicing protein PRP18 (some similarities with uniprot|P33411 Saccharomyces cerevisiae YGR006W PRP18 Splicing factor involved in the positioning of the 3' splice site during the second catalytic step of splicing recruited to the spliceosome by Slu7p) yields MSHAVEERYNSQQKPLNESCNEYIHEILKEWETQESEYTVVPLKRVKVALFPLLVALRKQELGQLQLSQLARVLDAIVDEDYVRAKQEYLTLSIGKGKFPIGLTNVGIHERKQQLQGSKAQTQENMVLDDWCVNIKRLVNFKQWTSSQRRTA; encoded by the coding sequence ATGAGTCATGCAGTCGAGGAAAGGTACAACAGTCAACAGAAACCGTTGAACGAGAGCTGCAATGAGTATATACACGAGATACTTAAAGAATGGGAAACCCAAGAATCTGAATATACTGTCGTGCCTTTGAAACGGGTTAAGGTGGCATTGTTCCCACTTCTAGTGGCATTAAGGAAACAGGAGCTCGGTCAATTGCAATTATCCCAACTGGCAAGAGTATTAGATGCCATTGTAGATGAAGATTACGTGCGAGCAAAGCAAGAATACCTTACTTTAAGTATAGGTAAAGGGAAGTTTCCGATCGGGTTAACCAACGTTGGTATACACGAGAGGAAACAGCAGTTGCAAGGCAGCAAGGCACAAACACAAGAGAACATGGTTCTTGATGACTGGTGCGTCAACATCAAACGGCTTGTCAATTTCAAGCAATGGACATCTTCACAGCGAAGAACCGCATGA
- a CDS encoding PEX28-32 family peroxisomal membrane protein (similar to uniprot|Q06169 Saccharomyces cerevisiae YLR324W PEX30 Peroxisomal integral membrane protein involved in negative regulation of peroxisome number partially functionally redundant with Pex31p genetic interactions suggest action at a step downstream of steps mediated by Pex28p and Pex29p) — MSDINETRAQFLDTDKDESKLSEKASHTLRSALKKQEKQKLGGRETNFENSNGVESSPLLNSTPPTVSKALVKLYPYLVVCNEFLGLLTWTSDDIWKSVLMVICYIAVILYFQVVVRYFGHFLFVGLLWGYSALDTFVETTIKEKPTLDDIVHIISCVYTKADLLLSPLSVWTGNDIKRILLTMAFLSPVYVIVSIFIFSSQKLVLIAGVYVLTYHSSWSVVTRRLLWKLKVVRLLVFYITGLDLSGVNKHQGGIFAAVHKKVKNLSSSSIGTDADDGKPIRFTYVLYENQRRWLGIGWTANMLTYERSSWTDEFLNEAPSPEQFKLPEEASGMAWRWVDKTWRLDMTNDGAIQLSSTRPKTTASPGADDGFIYYDNTWKKPSTEDSFSKYTRRRRWIRTAELIKIGAVPSMVNLSDSHSSDENTTEKRKSVRIEEPGSQSNQRKVSFSDTSDVRIIPDDSYEKDTEGDSDASSEEQGDQNKTTDDNSEVIEESPNENFQRSTDTSGDLKSRVTESNLASSDDTPR, encoded by the coding sequence ATGAGTGACATTAACGAAACTAGGGCTCAGTTTCTGGATACGGATAAGGATGAGAGTAAGTTAAGCGAGAAGGCTAGCCACACCTTACGTAGTGCATTGAAGAAGcaagagaaacagaaacttggtggaagagaaacaaaCTTTGAGAACAGCAATGGCGTGGAATCGTCTCCTTTGTTGAACAGCACGCCTCCTACTGTGTCAAAAGCATTAGTAAAGCTTTATCCTTACTTGGTTGTTTGCAATGAGTTTTTGGGGCTCTTAACATGGACTAGCGACGATATTTGGAAGAGCGTATTGATGGTTATATGCTACATCGCAGTAATCTTGTATTTCCAAGTGGTGGTAAGGTACTTTGGCcatttcttgtttgtcGGATTGTTATGGGGATATTCTGCTTTGGATACTTTTGTGGAAACTACCATTAAGGAAAAGCCTACACTAGATGACATTGTGCATATCATTTCTTGTGTGTACACGAAGGCTGATTTATTACTTTCGCCCTTGTCCGTATGGACGGGAAACGATATTAAGCGGATACTTTTGACGATGGCGTTTCTTTCGCCTGTCTATGTAATTGTGTCAATATTCATCTTCTCATCACAGAAATTGGTATTGATCGCTGGTGTTTACGTGCTCACGTACCATTCATCATGGTCTGTAGTCACTAGAAGATTATTGTGGAAATTAAAGGTTGTCCGGTTACTTGTCTTTTACATAACCGGTCTTGATTTGAGTGGTGTTAACAAGCATCAAGGTGGAATCTTCGCTGCAGTGCATAAGAAAGTCAAGAATCTTTCATCGAGCTCGATTGGAACCGATGCAGATGATGGGAAACCCATTAGATTCACTTATGTATTATATGAGAACCAGAGACGTTGGCTCGGTATTGGCTGGACTGCCAACATGTTGACTTACGAGAGAAGTTCATGGACAGATGAGTTTTTAAACGAGGCACCATCTCCAGAACAATTTAAACTTCCAGAAGAGGCTAGCGGTATGGCATGGAGATGGGTGGATAAGACATGGAGACTTGACATGACCAATGATGGAGCCATCCAACTCTCTAGTACGAGGCCAAAGACTACTGCTTCGCCTGGTGCGGATGATGGCTTCATTTACTACGATAACACATGGAAAAAACCATCGACAGAGGATTCATTCTCTAAGTATACCAGACGTCGTAGATGGATTAGAACTGCAGAATTGATCAAGATTGGTGCAGTGCCCTCAATGGTAAATTTGTCGGACTCTCATTCATCGGATGAAAATACTACAgagaagaggaaaagcGTAAGGATAGAAGAACCAGGTTCTCAATCGAATCAAAGGAAAGTATCGTTTAGTGATACCAGTGACGTAAGAATCATACCTGATGATTCCTACGAAAAGGATACGGAAGGTGATTCTGATGCCAGTTCTGAAGAACAGGGAGATCAGAATAAAACAACAGACGATAACTCTGAAGTGATAGAAGAAAGTCCGAATGAGAATTTCCAACGTTCAACAGACACATCTGGAGATCTTAAATCCAGGGTCACCGAATCAAATCTTGCATCTTCCGACGATACTCCAAGGTAG
- the TFG2 gene encoding transcription factor IIF subunit TFG2 (similar to uniprot|P41896 Saccharomyces cerevisiae YGR005C TFG2 transcription initiation factor TFIIF middle subunit) encodes MSESSGKDLVEEVGEEAFDGNDIENNEKKVYEESLDLDLSNARKKIWLVRLPKFLAENWRNRTALHGQELGKVRINNADHSIQLLLNEDEDNKDIPHKYDLELTKKEVTNEYVFTEQNLKKYQQFAKELESNPELQRQAYIRKQEREEEMKKKQQQMKRKYNKRRFQHRVMTDRDGRDRYIPYVKTIPKKTAVTGKVYHECQVMPSIDDPNYHTIVEHRRQIVRNIHKPTVTVLDQTPGVTMSNAGMSMRSDTSKFLKVGKEKKNNARAIRLPKKELLDLLFKLFDEYDYWSLKGLKERTRQPEAYLKESLDQVAMLVKKGPYALKYTLKSEYKKLKEAERAATLGELAQHADPEQQQQIQDQFDQQQQQENEQEEEDLEDVEMEDVL; translated from the coding sequence ATGTCTGAATCCAGTGGTAAAGATTTGGTGGAAGAAGTCGGTGAAGAGGCGTTCGATGGTAACGATATTGAGAACAATGAGAAAAAGGTTTATGAGGAATCGTTAGACTTGGATCTATCCAACGCcaggaagaagatttggCTTGTACGTCTGCCTAAGTTCTTAGCTGAAAATTGGAGAAACCGTACTGCATTGCATGGACAAGAATTGGGTAAAGTTAGGATTAATAATGCGGACCATTCGATCcagttgttgttgaatgaGGATGAGGACAACAAGGACATACCGCACAAATATGACTTAGAGTTGACCAAGAAAGAAGTCACGAACGAGTACGTATTCACTGAacaaaatttgaagaaatatcagCAGTTTGCCAAGGAATTGGAGTCGAACCCCGAGTTGCAAAGACAGGCATACATAaggaaacaagaaagagaggaagagatgaagaaaaaacagCAGCAGATGAAGCGTAAGTACAACAAGAGAAGGTTTCAGCACCGTGTCATGACGGATAGGGACGGTAGAGATAGATACATCCCGTACGTGAAGACTATTCCGAAGAAAACTGCAGTGACGGGGAAAGTGTACCACGAATGTCAAGTGATGCCCTCGATAGACGATCCAAATTACCATACAATTGTGGAACATAGAAGACAAATCGTTAGAAACATCCACAAACCAACGGTTACGGTGCTTGACCAAACTCCTGGTGTCACTATGAGTAACGCCGGTATGTCGATGAGATCCGACACTTCCAAGTTCTTAAAAGTTggaaaggaaaagaagaacaacgCAAGGGCTATCCGTTTGCCAAAGAAGGAACTTTTGGATCTATTGTTCAAGTTGTTTGATGAATACGATTATTGGTCCTTGAAAGGTTTGAAGGAGAGAACAAGACAACCAGAAGCATATTTAAAGGAATCGCTAGATCAAGTTGCTATGCTTGTGAAAAAGGGTCCGTATGCCTTGAAATATACTTTAAAATCGGAATATAAAAAGTTGAAGGAAGCTGAAAGAGCTGCTACGCTTGGTGAATTGGCACAACACGCTGATCCagaacaacagcagcagatTCAAGACCAATTtgatcaacaacaacaacaggAGAACGAGCAAGAGGAGGAAGACTTGGAAGACGTGGAAATGGAGGATGTGTTGTAG